In a single window of the Desulfovibrio mangrovi genome:
- a CDS encoding methyl-accepting chemotaxis protein, giving the protein MKLGIRERILLPIIICIVLGMGLSSMLSYNLAKQAVVDAMNGQARQSAESLTRQLTSWLDDTVRVLQWESDWETYTRVMANQGSIPEDVQAANTQLAEFLKNSAYVSSIKITDDKGMVIASSTPSQIGKLNVGDRDYFAKAMKGQPAISDAILSKATGKPVVVVAVPARVEGKITGIFYGTVEMGSFAELVVDPVKLGQKGYAFIIARSGKLAAHPNKDLILKTDVSELDWGKTIMKERNGILEYSFEGLDKIVTYREEPKSGWIIGVGAEMGDIYASVAEVRTTSIYITAAVIAAIALLIIVIVRPIVGAIRKAVAYAETVAGGDLSGILDLQRGDELGTLADALRTMVGKLKEMIAMSERKTAEAEEESARAREATRQADEARLKAESAKREGMLQAAAQLETIVQRVHASSGLLADQIGEALHGSERQRERTAESATAMEEMNATVMEVARNASEAAEHAEEAQAKAAEGSGVVESVVKAISDVNDKSMTLRESLGELGQRAEGIGSVMGVISDIADQTNLLALNAAIEAARAGEAGRGFAVVADEVRKLAEKTMTATKEVHEAIQAIQAASRDNIRGMEEASMSVGKSTELATIAGDSLQAIVEIVQANADQVRAIATASEEQSAASEEISRGAEEVNHIALETADIMTRSSEAVEELTELAQELQGLIEELKSA; this is encoded by the coding sequence ATGAAATTGGGAATTCGTGAACGCATTCTCCTGCCCATCATCATCTGTATCGTTCTCGGCATGGGCCTTTCATCCATGCTTTCCTACAATCTTGCGAAGCAGGCTGTGGTAGACGCCATGAACGGCCAGGCACGCCAATCCGCAGAATCACTGACGCGACAGCTGACCAGCTGGCTTGATGACACGGTTCGTGTTCTTCAATGGGAATCCGACTGGGAAACCTATACCCGCGTCATGGCCAACCAGGGCAGCATCCCGGAAGATGTGCAAGCAGCCAACACCCAGCTCGCGGAGTTCTTAAAGAACTCCGCATACGTCTCCTCAATCAAAATCACCGACGACAAGGGGATGGTCATCGCCAGCTCCACCCCCAGCCAGATCGGCAAACTGAATGTGGGAGATCGTGACTACTTCGCCAAGGCCATGAAAGGCCAGCCGGCCATATCAGACGCCATTCTCAGCAAGGCCACCGGCAAGCCTGTGGTCGTTGTCGCCGTCCCCGCCCGGGTTGAGGGCAAAATCACCGGCATTTTCTACGGCACCGTAGAGATGGGTTCTTTCGCGGAACTGGTTGTAGACCCCGTCAAGCTCGGACAGAAGGGCTACGCGTTCATCATTGCCAGGTCGGGCAAGCTGGCAGCGCACCCCAACAAGGATCTCATCCTGAAGACGGACGTCTCCGAGTTGGACTGGGGCAAAACCATCATGAAAGAACGCAACGGCATTCTGGAATACAGTTTCGAGGGACTGGACAAGATCGTCACCTATCGTGAGGAACCCAAGAGTGGCTGGATTATCGGCGTTGGCGCTGAAATGGGCGACATCTACGCCTCGGTTGCCGAAGTGCGAACCACAAGCATATACATCACGGCGGCCGTCATTGCTGCCATCGCCCTGCTCATCATTGTCATCGTCCGTCCCATCGTCGGAGCCATCCGCAAGGCCGTAGCCTACGCCGAAACTGTGGCTGGCGGAGATCTTTCCGGCATCCTTGACCTGCAGCGCGGCGATGAACTGGGCACCCTTGCCGATGCCCTGCGCACCATGGTCGGCAAGCTCAAGGAAATGATCGCCATGTCCGAACGCAAGACCGCCGAGGCAGAAGAAGAATCTGCCCGCGCTCGCGAGGCAACGCGTCAGGCTGACGAAGCGCGCCTCAAGGCCGAAAGCGCAAAACGCGAGGGCATGCTGCAGGCAGCAGCACAGCTTGAAACCATTGTTCAACGCGTGCATGCCTCTTCCGGCCTGCTTGCCGACCAGATAGGCGAAGCTCTGCACGGCTCCGAACGCCAGCGCGAACGCACAGCCGAATCCGCCACGGCCATGGAAGAAATGAACGCCACGGTCATGGAGGTAGCGCGCAACGCCTCTGAAGCCGCAGAACATGCGGAAGAGGCACAGGCCAAGGCGGCGGAAGGCTCCGGCGTTGTAGAGTCCGTGGTGAAGGCCATTTCCGACGTGAACGATAAATCCATGACCCTGCGCGAGAGCCTCGGCGAACTGGGGCAGCGGGCCGAAGGCATCGGCTCCGTCATGGGCGTCATCTCGGACATCGCAGACCAGACCAACCTGCTGGCTCTGAACGCCGCCATCGAAGCAGCCCGTGCCGGTGAAGCCGGACGCGGCTTCGCCGTGGTGGCCGATGAAGTGCGCAAGCTGGCGGAAAAGACCATGACCGCCACCAAGGAAGTGCATGAAGCCATTCAGGCCATTCAGGCAGCCTCGCGCGACAACATCCGCGGCATGGAAGAAGCCTCCATGTCCGTAGGCAAGTCCACGGAACTGGCCACCATCGCCGGAGACTCGCTGCAGGCCATTGTAGAGATCGTGCAGGCCAACGCCGATCAGGTTCGCGCCATTGCCACAGCCAGTGAAGAACAGTCCGCCGCATCCGAAGAGATAAGCCGCGGCGCGGAAGAGGTGAACCACATCGCTCTGGAAACCGCAGACATCATGACCCGCTCCTCGGAAGCCGTTGAAGAACTGACGGAACTGGCGCAGGAACTTCAGGGCCTGATCGAGGAACTGAAAAGCGCCTAA